Proteins from a single region of Chanodichthys erythropterus isolate Z2021 chromosome 13, ASM2448905v1, whole genome shotgun sequence:
- the gas1a gene encoding growth arrest-specific protein 1a gives MATCASLVRGARTLIWPFACVLVCFCCFSIASSNHHGRRLICWQAILNCQSEPECHYAYDQYLHACESILTGQRKKCPSHCISSLVQLNLTKSGPALEDCSCASDPRCREIKRSIEPCLPKTSSMGCTEARRQCERDNQCRNAMGDYLFHCGKLFSGSSCSNPCRNVIAYMRKLPKAQLLDSCVCDGSERTICEFIKTSMKTLCFDSPPVDEEGSSGLDDDESDDEDYPEPEPTRNTGSAFVACSVLTVVASILALVPLP, from the coding sequence ATGGCAACTTGTGCAAGTTTGGTTCGGGGCGCGCGCACTTTAATTTGGCCTTTCGCTTgtgtgcttgtttgtttttgttgtttttccatCGCCTCGTCCAACCACCACGGCCGTCGGTTGATTTGCTGGCAAGCGATATTAAACTGCCAGTCGGAGCCCGAGTGTCATTACGCTTATGACCAGTATTTGCACGCCTGTGAATCTATCCTGACCGGCCAGAGGAAGAAGTGTCCCAGTCACTGCATCTCGTCGCTTGTGCAACTCAACCTGACCAAGAGCGGCCCGGCGCTGGAGGACTGCAGCTGCGCCTCGGACCCCCGCTGCCGGGAGATCAAACGATCCATCGAGCCGTGCTTACCCAAAACCAGCAGCATGGGCTGCACCGAAGCCCGGCGCCAGTGCGAGAGGGACAACCAGTGCCGAAACGCGATGGGCGATTATTTATTCCACTGCGGGAAACTCTTCAGCGGCTCCAGCTGCTCGAACCCATGCCGCAATGTCATCGCGTACATGCGCAAACTACCCAAAGCTCAACTCCTGGATTCTTGCGTCTGTGATGGATCAGAGCGGACTATCTGCGAGTTTATCAAAACTAGTATGAAAACGCTTTGCTTTGACTCTCCCCCCGTGGATGAGGAAGGCTCCAGTGGGTTGGACGATGATGAGTCTGATGATGAGGATTACCCAGAGCCAGAGCCCACGAGGAACACAGGTTCTGCTTTTGTGGCATGTTCTGTTTTGACTGTGGTGGCATCCATTTTGGCTCTAGTGCCGCTTCCTTGA